From a single Bombus terrestris chromosome 17, iyBomTerr1.2, whole genome shotgun sequence genomic region:
- the LOC100642667 gene encoding putative fatty acyl-CoA reductase CG5065, with translation MNTINRERNENAINKGLNKLNTLKEFYVGSGILLTGATGFVGKAVLEKLIRMCPRIAAIFILLRPKTDETIEQRFKKLIDDPIYDDIKAKHPSTLSRVYPMRGDLSLPDLGLSREDRNLLLEKVNIVFHAAATVIFNEPLQVTINVNTKGTVRVIDLWNELKHPISFVHVSTAFSNANLHEIGERVYTTSLKPSEVIDMCNKFDKTSINEIEKKILKTYPNTYTFSKNLAEQIVASKCKDMPVAIVRPSIIGASMEEPCPGWIQNISAITGIMLLIGRGCATAIRGRRDGRVDVVPLDYVVDMIICTAWHVTLHPKHEVKVYNCTSSANPIRWGDFQQLVLKHSKETPLNDTLWYPGCPMIANKYIFNVLSVIPYVLPAFIIDIFLRLRGSKPIMMKLLKSSYKLFTSVSHFTMNEWTFQRDNCSDLARKVKMLHDSDMVKLDLRDMKWEKYIVIYLMGIRKFILKQEFQPTARQRLSRLYWIHQITKISGIISLLWIILYFVY, from the exons ATGAATACGATCAATAGAGAAAGGAATGAAAATGCGATCAATAAAGGGTTGAATAAGTTGAATACTCTCAAAGAATTCTACGTCGGTAGTGGGATTCTTCTAACTGGAGCAACCGGTTTCGTTGGAAAAGCTGTCCTGGAAAAACTGATCCGCATGTGTCCTCGCATCGCTGCCATTTTTATACTACTTCGTCCAAAAACGGACGAAACGATAGAACAACGATTTAAGAAGCTCATAGACGATCCT ATCTATGATGACATCAAAGCAAAACACCCCTCGACTTTGAGCAGAGTTTATCCCATGAGAGGTGATTTGAGTCTGCCGGATTTAGGTCTTTCGCGAGAAGATAGAAATCTGCTGTTAGAGAAAGTAAACATAGTGTTTCACGCCGCGGCCACTGTGATATTTAACGAGCCGTTACAGGTGACCATTAATGTGAATACGAAAGGTACTGTTCGTGTCATCGATCTTTGGAACGAACTAAAGCATCCAATTAGCTTCGTCCACGTTAGCACAGCTTTTAGTAATGCGAATCTACACGAGATTGGGGAAAGAGTTTATAC CACGAGCTTGAAACCTTCGGAAGTAATAGATATGTGTAACAAATTCGACAAAACGTCGatcaacgaaatagaaaaaaagattttaaaaacttATCCAAACACATACACATTCAGTAAGAATTTAGCAGAGCAAATTGTAGCAAGCAAGTGCAAAGATATGCCAGTTGCGATAGTTCGGCCAAGCATAATTGGTGCCTCGATGGAAGAACCATGTCCTGGTTGGATACAGAATATTTCTGCAATAACAG GTATCATGCTCCTAATCGGTAGAGGATGTGCAACAGCAATACGCGGTAGGAGAGATGGAAGAGTGGATGTAGTGCCTCTCGATTACGTAGTCGACATGATAATATGTACTGCATGGCATGTCACGCTACATCCTAAGCACGAAGTTAAAGTTTACAATTGCACGAGTAGCGCTAATCCTATTAG GTGGGGTGATTTCCAACAGCTCGTGTTGAAGCATAGCAAAGAAACGCCACTGAACGATACGTTATGGTACCCGGGTTGTCCAATGAtagctaataaatatatttttaacgttcTGAGTGTAATTCCGTATGTTTTGCCTGCGTTCATCATAGATATCTTTTTAAGACTCCGAGGTAGTAAACCAAT aaTGATGAAACTTCTAAAATCTAGCTACAAATTGTTCACATCAGTATCACATTTCACCATGAACGAATGGACTTTTCAAAGGGATAACTGTTCCGACTTGGCGAGGAAGGTGAAAATGCTACACGACAGCGATATGGTCAAACTAGATTTACGGGATATGAAATGGGAGAAGTATATTGTAATTTACCTGATGGGTATCAggaaatttattctaaaacaAGAGTTTCAGCCAACAGCCCGACAACGATTATCAAG GTTGTACTGGATACATCAGATCACCAAAATATCCGGCATAATTAGTTTGTTatggataatattatattttgtatactgA